ATCGATGCGTTTCCCCAGGTCAGCGCTGTTGCGGGCAGCGACGAGGCGGTCGAAGCGGGACTCGTCCGGCACCCAATAGGAGGCATCGGTAGAGACTACGGCAGCCTGGTTGCCGTGGGCCGACGCAAAATCAGATAGGAACCTTACCAGCAGCATTGCCAGCACGAGGTCTCTGTACTCCATCGGCCCGCAGATTCCGCGGAACGCGTCGCAGGCCTGGAGAACTGCAGACCGAATGGAATCTTGTCGCGCGGGGTCAAACATGTGCGGCCCCCCTGCGCAGTGCTTGTCGCGTCATGTGGGCGACCTCGATCCGGTCGATCTCGTTCAAACGATGTCGAATGCCCACAATCTCCTGTTTGGTCTGATCGAGTTCAGCAATCTGGCGCTGTTTCGGCATGGGCGGAACTTCGACTTCCAGCGAAAGAAGCGCAGCTTTGGTCAGCGCCTTGATCGTGGTGCCCGTCAACAGCAAAGAAATCCGCTTCTGGGTCGACGGCTCGTTCAGATGCCAGACCAGGTAGCGCGCGTCCAGTTGGGGGCTCGGGCGGATCACGTTGAGCTGGCCCACGGGGAAGACCGGATCGTCGGCACCATCGAAGAGCCAGGCCCTGTAGTAGTCACCCCTCGACGGGATCACGACGTCGCCGCGCTGAAGGCAGTACGAGAGATACCGCTCTGGCACATGCAGGCGTGGCAACTCGTGCCAGCGCAAGGGTTTGCCAGCCACCAGATCTCGGATGGCCAGTGCGCGCACGTTACCGTCAGGCCCCTCCTTCGGGGCCTGGTCGCGCAAAACGGCGGCTGCGTGGACTTTGGCGATGGTGCCTAGTGGGTGGCTCATTTGCGGATAGTTCTACCTTGATGCACAGACAGTGTACCAGACTAGTGCTAGCACGCAAGCGTAGAACCATCCGCATATCAGCAACTACTCGCGGCTTGTGACGAGCCGTTTGGCTTCAGCGCGGGGCGCTATTCCTTTGCATCACCCGTACCGGACGGCGGCTCGACAGAGGCAATGAGAGTTTTTCGCTTGACGCTCACTCGCCTGAACCCTCGATCCCCAGCCATGAAAGCCTCAAGCATGTGCGGGATCAGCGTCGCCGCATCGACCGCCTCGCCGTAGGTCTGAGCGTGCAACGCGGCATACCGATCGAGATCCGCCTTTATGTTGGCCGGGCAGGTGAAAGTCAGCTTAATGCTCTCAGCCCTAGGCAGAGGGCCTAGCCGCAGCTCTCTGGTTGTGCTCATCGCATAGCCCCGCGCTGGAAAAACATCGGCTGATAAGGCCGCAGCACCAGATCCCGGTTCACGATGACCCGCACCGGCAGCCCCGGCCGAGCCGTGAGCGTCGGCTGGATGTTCATGTTGCGCCGGGTCATCTCCTGCCCGATCTGGTTCACGCTGTCCTGCACACTATCGCGCCCAGCAATGACGACGCGGTTTCCATCCTGCCGGTTCTCGGGCGCGGCCAGTTCGGCCCCCACGCCCAGTAGCGTGGTGAGCGCCGCGCCCGCCAGGATGCGCCCCCAGTGCCGGTCCACGCCGTCCTCCAGCCCCGCATAGCCCGCCGGGTCGGTGCCCACGAGGTTGTCCAGCGACAACGACGATGTGTCCGGCAGGATGACCCGGTTCCACACCATCTGCACCCGGCTCTGCCCGTAGCTCACCTGGCTGTTGTACTTGCCCAGGATGCGCGAGCCCTGCGGGATCAGCAGGAATTTGCCCGTGGCAGTGTCATAGACCGGCTCCGTCACCGTGGCGATCACATCGCCCGGCAGGTCGGACTTGATGCCCGTCACCAGCGCCGCGGCGATCACCGTCCCTGCCATGACCTGGTAGGGAGATACCGGCATTTGCAGATTGCCGGAATTGCGGGATTCTGTAGTTCCGGCTTTCTGGAATCCCTCTTTCTGGTCTTGCCGGTTCTGCACAGCCGTCGGATCGGAGGGCTGGGCCGCCGTCGATGCGGGCCCCGCCGCGAGCGGGTCAAAGCCCGCCAGGCCGGCTGCCAAGGCACCGGATGCCGCGGCACCCTGCCCCGCCGGCACAGCAGCGGCACGCTGACTGACCGAGCGGAAGAACACCGACGAAGCCGCTGCCGCCTCCGCCTCCTTGCGCAGCGCATCCTCGGGATCATGTCCCGGTGGCCCGTACACCGGCTGCTGCGACTTCACGATGGCCGGCCCCAGATCGCCCGGCAGCGGCGGCCCCAGCACAGGCACCTTCTGCAGTTTCGAGTAGTCGGATGGAAGCTGGTCCAGGCCCTCCGACTTCGACACGCGGTCCACGTTGAACAGTTCGGTCTGCTCGCCGCCGCCGCGCCGATGGGGTTGCAGCGACCAGATCATGGCGCCGAGCACGGCGACCGACAGGCCGCCGGTAAGCATGGCCAGCGTGCGCCGATTCAGGCGTGTCACCGGGCGGGGCTGGGCGCGCAGCGCCACGGCTTCAGGCGCCACCTTGCCGGGTTGCGGCGTGGCGAGATCGGGTGTGTCGTCCTGGCCCATGCTCAGCCTCCTCGCTTGCCATCCGTGCGCTCGATCCGCACCACCTCACCC
This region of Burkholderia contaminans genomic DNA includes:
- a CDS encoding TrbI/VirB10 family protein — protein: MGQDDTPDLATPQPGKVAPEAVALRAQPRPVTRLNRRTLAMLTGGLSVAVLGAMIWSLQPHRRGGGEQTELFNVDRVSKSEGLDQLPSDYSKLQKVPVLGPPLPGDLGPAIVKSQQPVYGPPGHDPEDALRKEAEAAAASSVFFRSVSQRAAAVPAGQGAAASGALAAGLAGFDPLAAGPASTAAQPSDPTAVQNRQDQKEGFQKAGTTESRNSGNLQMPVSPYQVMAGTVIAAALVTGIKSDLPGDVIATVTEPVYDTATGKFLLIPQGSRILGKYNSQVSYGQSRVQMVWNRVILPDTSSLSLDNLVGTDPAGYAGLEDGVDRHWGRILAGAALTTLLGVGAELAAPENRQDGNRVVIAGRDSVQDSVNQIGQEMTRRNMNIQPTLTARPGLPVRVIVNRDLVLRPYQPMFFQRGAMR
- a CDS encoding DUF2274 domain-containing protein, which translates into the protein MSTTRELRLGPLPRAESIKLTFTCPANIKADLDRYAALHAQTYGEAVDAATLIPHMLEAFMAGDRGFRRVSVKRKTLIASVEPPSGTGDAKE
- a CDS encoding restriction endonuclease subunit S, giving the protein MSHPLGTIAKVHAAAVLRDQAPKEGPDGNVRALAIRDLVAGKPLRWHELPRLHVPERYLSYCLQRGDVVIPSRGDYYRAWLFDGADDPVFPVGQLNVIRPSPQLDARYLVWHLNEPSTQKRISLLLTGTTIKALTKAALLSLEVEVPPMPKQRQIAELDQTKQEIVGIRHRLNEIDRIEVAHMTRQALRRGAAHV